A stretch of the Tardiphaga sp. 709 genome encodes the following:
- the guaA gene encoding glutamine-hydrolyzing GMP synthase: protein MTAPSKTSVSPADPSPHVASAHDKILIVDFGSQVTQLIARRVREEGVYSEIVPFNKAEAAFAEMKPKAVILSGGPASVLDDNAPSAPLSILTAGVPVLGICYGEQTMAQQLGGTVEAGHHREFGRAAIEITDSCALFDGVWEVGGKYDVWMSHGDRVTKMPEGFRAVAKAPGSPISIIADDVRKFYAMQFHPEVAHTPDGAKLIRNFVRNIAGFTGDWTMRAFREEAIEKIRAQVGKGRVICGLSGGVDSAVAAVLIHEAIGDQLTCVFVDHGMLRKDEAKTVVDLFRHHYNIPLVHVDASKTFLGELEGVTDPEVKRKTIGRLFIDVFDQEAKKIGGADFLAQGTLYPDVIESVSFTGGPSVTIKSHHNVGGLPARMNMKLVEPLRELFKDEVRDLGRELGLPDIFVGRHPFPGPGLAIRCPGEITREKLDILREADAVYIDQIRKADLYDTIWQAFAVLLPVKTVGVMGDGRTYEYVVGLRAVTSTDGMTADFYAFDMKFLGETATRIINEVKGVNRVVYDITSKPPGTIEWE from the coding sequence ATGACAGCCCCCAGCAAAACATCCGTTTCGCCCGCCGATCCGTCACCCCATGTGGCTTCGGCGCATGACAAGATTCTGATCGTCGATTTCGGCTCTCAGGTGACGCAGCTGATCGCGCGGCGCGTCCGCGAGGAGGGCGTCTATTCCGAAATCGTGCCGTTCAACAAGGCGGAGGCCGCCTTCGCCGAGATGAAGCCGAAAGCCGTGATCCTGTCCGGCGGTCCGGCCTCGGTACTCGACGACAATGCGCCGTCCGCGCCGCTGTCGATCCTCACCGCCGGCGTTCCGGTGCTGGGCATCTGCTACGGCGAGCAGACCATGGCGCAGCAGCTCGGTGGTACCGTCGAAGCCGGCCACCATCGCGAATTCGGCCGTGCCGCCATCGAGATCACCGACAGCTGCGCGCTGTTCGACGGTGTGTGGGAAGTGGGTGGCAAATACGACGTCTGGATGAGCCATGGCGACCGCGTCACCAAGATGCCTGAGGGCTTCCGCGCTGTGGCTAAAGCTCCGGGCTCGCCGATCTCGATCATCGCCGACGATGTCCGCAAGTTCTATGCGATGCAGTTTCACCCCGAAGTGGCGCATACGCCCGACGGCGCCAAACTGATCCGCAACTTCGTGCGCAACATCGCCGGCTTCACCGGCGACTGGACCATGCGCGCCTTCCGCGAGGAAGCGATCGAGAAGATCCGCGCGCAGGTCGGCAAGGGCCGGGTGATCTGCGGTCTGTCAGGTGGCGTCGACAGCGCAGTGGCTGCCGTGCTGATCCATGAAGCGATCGGCGATCAGCTCACTTGCGTGTTCGTCGATCACGGCATGCTGCGCAAGGACGAGGCCAAGACCGTCGTCGATCTGTTCCGGCACCACTACAACATTCCGCTGGTGCATGTGGACGCATCGAAGACGTTCCTCGGCGAACTCGAAGGCGTCACCGATCCCGAAGTGAAGCGCAAGACCATCGGCCGCCTGTTCATCGACGTGTTCGATCAGGAAGCCAAGAAGATCGGCGGCGCGGATTTCCTCGCACAGGGAACGCTGTATCCCGACGTGATCGAGAGCGTGTCCTTCACCGGCGGGCCTTCGGTCACCATCAAGTCGCACCACAATGTCGGCGGCTTGCCCGCGCGCATGAACATGAAGCTGGTCGAGCCGCTGCGCGAATTGTTCAAGGACGAAGTCCGCGACCTCGGCCGCGAACTCGGCCTGCCGGACATCTTCGTCGGCCGTCATCCATTCCCGGGCCCTGGCCTCGCGATCCGCTGCCCCGGCGAGATCACGCGCGAGAAGCTCGACATCCTGCGCGAAGCCGACGCCGTCTATATCGACCAGATCCGCAAGGCCGATCTCTACGACACCATCTGGCAGGCCTTCGCCGTCCTGTTGCCGGTGAAGACCGTGGGCGTGATGGGCGACGGCCGCACCTACGAATACGTCGTCGGCCTGCGCGCCGTGACCTCCACCGACGGCATGACCGCCGACTTCTACGCCTTCGACATGAAGTTCCTCGGCGAAACCGCAACGCGGATCATCAACGAGGTGAAGGGTGTCAATCGTGTGGTGTATGACATCACCAGCAAGCCGCCGGGGACGATTGAGTGGGAGTGA
- a CDS encoding RsmB/NOP family class I SAM-dependent RNA methyltransferase has product MTPAARLSAAIEVIEAIDTQRVPAAKALKEWGTAHRFAGSGDRAGISGLVWDVLRRRASSAWIMDDDTSRARLLGMLKAERRMDVDTIAALCDGSGFAPEPLSDAERSALASRTVADAPAHIAGDYPEWLDSQLADVFGDDRVAEATAMASRAPLDLRVNTLKAKRDKVLGSLRHLGATETPWSPLGLRIDLGADARNPGIHAEEDFIKGGIEVQDEGSQLAAMLSGAKPGEQVIDLCAGAGGKTLALAAMMQGKGRLIATDADKRQLAPIHERLSRAGVHNADIRTPKGPDDTLSDIHNSADLVLIDAPCTGAGTWRRNPDAKWRMRPGALEVRIKDQAEVLDRAVALVKPGGRIAYVTCSVLPQENRDQIRAFTARQPEFSVVPPAQVMSVLWDKAEDFAAATYQSPEGLLMTPRRTGTDGFFVSVLKRQG; this is encoded by the coding sequence ATGACTCCCGCCGCCCGCCTCTCCGCCGCGATCGAAGTGATCGAGGCCATCGACACCCAGCGTGTCCCCGCCGCCAAGGCGCTGAAGGAATGGGGCACCGCGCACCGCTTCGCCGGCTCCGGCGACCGGGCGGGAATTTCCGGGCTGGTCTGGGATGTGCTGCGGCGGCGCGCCTCCAGCGCCTGGATCATGGACGACGACACGTCGCGGGCGCGGCTGCTCGGCATGCTCAAGGCCGAGCGCAGGATGGATGTCGATACGATTGCCGCGCTCTGTGATGGCAGCGGTTTCGCGCCGGAGCCGCTGTCTGACGCGGAGCGCTCGGCGCTGGCGTCGCGCACAGTGGCGGATGCACCGGCGCATATCGCCGGCGATTATCCGGAATGGCTCGATAGCCAGCTTGCCGATGTGTTCGGCGACGATCGCGTGGCGGAAGCCACCGCCATGGCCAGCCGCGCGCCGCTGGACCTGCGCGTCAACACGCTGAAGGCCAAGCGCGACAAGGTGCTGGGCTCGCTGCGCCATCTCGGCGCCACCGAGACGCCGTGGTCGCCGCTGGGCCTGCGCATCGATCTCGGCGCCGATGCGCGCAATCCCGGCATCCATGCCGAGGAGGATTTCATCAAGGGCGGCATCGAAGTGCAGGACGAGGGCTCGCAGCTCGCGGCTATGCTGTCCGGCGCCAAGCCGGGCGAGCAGGTGATCGATCTCTGCGCGGGCGCCGGCGGCAAGACGCTGGCGCTGGCGGCGATGATGCAGGGCAAGGGCCGGCTGATCGCCACCGATGCCGACAAGAGGCAGCTGGCGCCGATCCACGAGCGGCTGTCGCGCGCCGGCGTGCACAATGCCGATATCCGCACCCCGAAGGGCCCGGACGATACGCTCAGCGACATTCACAACTCCGCGGACCTCGTGCTGATCGACGCGCCATGCACCGGCGCCGGCACCTGGCGTCGCAATCCGGACGCCAAATGGCGGATGCGGCCGGGCGCCCTCGAGGTCCGGATCAAGGACCAGGCCGAGGTCCTCGACCGCGCGGTGGCGCTGGTGAAGCCGGGTGGCCGGATCGCCTATGTGACCTGTTCGGTGCTTCCCCAGGAAAACCGCGACCAGATCCGCGCCTTTACCGCCCGGCAGCCGGAGTTTTCGGTGGTGCCGCCGGCGCAGGTGATGTCGGTGCTGTGGGACAAGGCCGAGGATTTCGCCGCCGCGACCTATCAGAGCCCGGAAGGCCTGCTGATGACCCCGCGGCGGACCGGAACGGACGGGTTTTTCGTCAGTGTTCTCAAGCGCCAGGGCTAA
- a CDS encoding acriflavin resistance protein, which yields MAYLDALFAMLTPGDPDSWAGLMMSTLAGAAAALAVAILLNLYFRARYRSVHDVVHHGVAALAVLGLLAFAATDMRHTALGYLGINPTRPAVEFEIRLPDAVAAKIIAEATQIELHTDRNQALAAISEGPTFTNKGESILKGTVPLKFRTAQRVMIVNVPGEAPLIFKLRLAASPSHSTEFSPWHLVDQVSASARAGKTARTNDGYAIRYRVI from the coding sequence ATGGCCTATCTCGATGCCCTCTTTGCGATGCTGACGCCCGGCGACCCGGACAGCTGGGCCGGCCTCATGATGTCCACCCTGGCCGGCGCCGCCGCGGCGCTCGCGGTGGCCATCCTGCTGAATCTCTATTTCCGGGCCCGGTATCGCTCGGTCCATGACGTGGTCCACCACGGCGTCGCGGCGCTGGCCGTGCTGGGCCTCCTCGCCTTCGCCGCCACCGATATGCGCCACACGGCACTGGGCTATCTCGGCATCAATCCGACCAGGCCCGCTGTCGAATTCGAAATCCGCCTGCCCGACGCGGTAGCGGCGAAGATCATTGCGGAAGCCACGCAGATCGAATTGCATACCGACCGCAACCAGGCCCTCGCCGCCATCAGCGAAGGCCCGACTTTCACGAACAAGGGCGAGAGCATTCTCAAGGGTACGGTGCCGCTGAAATTTCGCACCGCGCAGCGTGTGATGATCGTGAACGTGCCGGGCGAAGCACCGCTGATATTCAAACTGCGCTTGGCCGCAAGCCCGAGCCACTCGACTGAATTCAGCCCGTGGCATCTGGTCGATCAGGTGAGCGCCTCAGCCCGCGCGGGCAAGACGGCCCGCACCAACGACGGCTATGCAATCAGATATCGCGTGATCTAA
- a CDS encoding metallophosphoesterase: MSEFRLIQITDTHLGARFPQFVANFQRVCAFIDAAKPDLVINSGDLAFDGPGHPDDLAFAKSLHDALSVACRYLPGNHDIGDNPTLVAPPPSQLISEQNRQAFVSVFGHDHWRFNAAGWCFIGLNSLIMNSGLACEEEQFDWLASQLAGLNGRPLALFIHKPLFLNAPDDPELAATSIRYVPMPARRRLIDLLDPVDLRLVACGHVHQRRDTTWRGVRHVWAPSSSFIIRPEDKQETIGVKEVGLVEYSFQPGDFKVRHGRAPGQSDIDLFTVINADGTVRPQ; this comes from the coding sequence ATGTCCGAATTCCGCTTGATCCAGATCACCGATACACATCTCGGCGCACGCTTTCCGCAATTCGTCGCAAATTTCCAGCGCGTCTGCGCGTTCATCGACGCGGCAAAGCCAGACCTCGTCATCAATAGCGGCGACCTCGCCTTCGATGGCCCGGGCCATCCCGATGACCTCGCCTTCGCCAAGTCACTGCATGACGCCCTTTCTGTCGCCTGCCGCTATCTGCCGGGCAATCACGACATCGGCGACAACCCGACGCTGGTCGCCCCGCCGCCAAGCCAGCTGATTTCCGAGCAGAACCGGCAGGCATTCGTGTCGGTCTTTGGACACGACCACTGGCGCTTCAATGCGGCCGGCTGGTGTTTCATCGGTCTGAACTCATTGATCATGAATAGCGGGCTCGCCTGCGAAGAGGAGCAGTTTGACTGGCTCGCCTCGCAACTGGCGGGTCTGAACGGACGACCGCTGGCGCTGTTCATCCACAAGCCGCTATTTCTGAATGCCCCGGACGATCCGGAACTGGCCGCGACGTCGATCCGCTATGTCCCGATGCCGGCGCGCCGCCGTCTCATCGATCTGCTTGACCCTGTCGATCTGCGGCTCGTCGCCTGCGGTCACGTCCACCAGCGGCGCGACACCACATGGCGCGGCGTCAGGCACGTCTGGGCGCCATCGAGCAGTTTCATCATTCGTCCCGAGGACAAGCAGGAGACGATCGGCGTCAAGGAGGTCGGGCTCGTGGAATACAGTTTCCAGCCCGGCGACTTTAAAGTTCGTCACGGCCGCGCGCCGGGCCAGAGCGACATCGATCTGTTCACCGTCATCAATGCGGACGGCACAGTGCGCCCGCAGTGA